Genomic window (Ammospiza nelsoni isolate bAmmNel1 chromosome 17, bAmmNel1.pri, whole genome shotgun sequence):
TCTGCCTCATTTTATCCCTTCTTTTCCTGGAGGAATTGGCCTCATGGCcactccaggggctgctggctcctgccaaGGATGGATTCAAGTGCAGCAATTGTGTCTCATCGGGCCCATTCCAGCATCCAAGGGCAGGAGTTGGAAAATCGTGGgaggggggaaggagaggggacatGGAGGAGAAACTGGTGGGGAAAACAACTGGGAGAGAATGATCCTTCATGGGTTacagccccaaaatcctccctgaGAGCCTGTGAAGGGTGACAGAGCCCCGGGGTGAGGGGAGCATGGCAGGGAGGGTATGGCCTGGCATTGACATGCCCCAGGAGGGGATTTTCCTTCCAGACCCCAACCAAAGGCAGCACAAAccttggcaggagcagggggttCATCTAAAAGTGGtggaaataaatgtttctttttgtcaaaTTTCCTGCAAAATCTGCTGGCAGGTTAAAGCTCAGCAGTGCCAGACTCAGCCCCCTAAACCTCAGTTTTCCCTAAATCCCAGATGCCACCCGCTCCAATGCCCCTTCCCCACattctcctgcccagccctgaggtTTCTCCCTGTTTTAATGGGGATTGACATTTATCTCCATCAGTGGGAATATATAGAAATCAAACCGTAAAACACAAGCAGAGCAGTGAGGGCTCACAGAGCTTTGTACAGCCCAGTTGAGGAAATATCCCAAAATTTTGTCATCTGAGCTGGCACTTGGCCTGGCAGTGACTCCTCAACAGGCAGTAAGAGATTTACTgtaaaactacagaaaaaattGTGTCAAGGAGTTAAATCATGCCAGAAAAATCTGGGAGTGACCCAACTGCTGATGTGTCTGCCCCATGCAGAGCTGGACCAGGTTCTGCTCtcaaaaaatccccaccaaGACCCTGCAAGAGCACCAGGAAGCCAAAGTTTCCTTTGATCACATCTCATTTTAATGAGGGCAGGTTCCGAGGAAGCGAACAGTACATGTTTCTGTAAGATTGCAAACAAGCCAgtacagaaatgtaaaaaaaataaacaaaaataaatatctccCCTGTTTCTTTCTCCCCGAGTTCATAGCGCAGGGCTGGCCTGGAGACAAGATGGATTTACCGCTGCAGCTGGGCAGCGGCTGTGAGAAATCAGAGTTTTGGGATGTCAGTGTCTGTGTGGTTTCAGAGAGGTCAGAGTGCCCGCAGATCCAGCGAGGAGAGCCTTCCCTGCCAGCCAggtgagcagctcccagctggggcagccagtGCTCCTCTGGCACAGGAAGCATCTCCACCACTCTGTCAGCGGCTCAGAGCCAGGTCCTCAAGAGGGAAGAGctggaaggagaagaggaatTGGATTATTTTGGAGTatccagctccagcaccaccTCCCTCCCCACGTGGGACCCCGTTTCAGTGCTTAAAGCACAGCTCCATTCACAAGATTCATTAAATCTCCTCCTCCACAGGCTCAGATGTGACCTGCAGATTCCCTTTCTGCCACCGTGCATGCAGATCAACCCCACGCAGATAAACCCCACGCAGATAAACCCCACGCAGAACCAAATTCCAGGTTTGGACCTGCCCACAGGGTTCCCAGTGGGGATTTGGCTGGGAAATCAGAAGGATTTAATCAAGGGTGTACCCAGGTCAGAGCTGTGGAGCCCAGGACAGCACAACGTATCCAGGGCTGGGCTGACCTGTCTGAGCCTTCCTAAAATGATTCTTATCCCAGATTTCCTCCAAAAAATGAAGTGGGGGAGGAATACAGCTACATGTTTCAGGGGCTGATCCAACAGCTAAAAGCCTCGGTGGATTTCAGCTGGATGTTGGCTCCAGCTTTACATaagaggaaagaaatgtaaaGGCTGGAGCCGGCCCCGAGGCAGTCCCACGCAGCCCGGCTGAGCCCCGAGGGGCAGGAGAAGGGTCCTGAGAGGGGGAGGCCATGCTGGGAGCATCCCGGCATCACCgggctcccagccccatggaTACCCCATGGACACCCCATAGAtaccccagggacaccccatgGATGGATACCCCATGGATACCCCATGGACACCCCATGGATACCCCAGGGACACCCCTCGGGCACGGGCAGCTCGGTCCCACAGAGTGCAGGTTTGTGATGCACCTAATGGGGGACACAGAAATCCTACagtcctggaatggtttgggttggaagggaccttaaagatcccCCAATTCCGCCCCCTGCATGGGCAGGACAACTTCCACTACACGAGGTTcctccaagccccgtccaacctgaccttggacacCTCATCCAGACCTTTTTCTGCCCTGAAGGCAAAGCACAGCCCCTACAAACACTCACTTACCTGGTGACACCCCTCCAAGCTTCCTCGAACCCCAATTTCCTGCTGAAACCCCTGCACGGCTCCACACTCCCCACAACCCGGTGACCCCCAGCACCCCGGGAGCCGCGGAGTGACCGCAGGATTTCATATCCCGTGCGCCCCTCGAGCGTCCCGGAGTGACCGCAGGGCTCCCCATCCCGCGGGTGGATCGCGCCCCTCGAGCATCCCGAGCACCGCGGAGTGACCGCAGGATTCCCCATCCCGTGCTCCCCTCGAGCATCCCCAGCACCGCGGAGTGACCGCAGGGCTCCCATCCCGTGCGCCCCTCGAGCATCCCCAGCACCGCGGAGTGACCGCAGGGCTCCCATCCCGTGCGCCCCTCGAGCATCCCCAGCACCGCGGAGTGACCGCAGGGCTCCCATCCCGTGCGCCCCTCGAGCATCCCCAGCACCGCGGACCGGCCACCGCCCCGCATCCCCCGGATCCCCGCGGTGTCCCGGGCGTTACCTGAGGCTggcggggcgcgggcgggggccgggcgggggccgggcgggggccgccccatccccatccccgccGGAGCAGGCGCTGCAGGAGGcgccccgggccgggcggcggcggcggggccggggcggcgccCGGGGGGCTCTCCCCGCCGGGAcggcccggggctgccggggggctgTCCCCGGCGGGGCTCCAGGGGTGCCGGGGGGGCTCGGCCGGCAGCTCCCGCCGCCACAGGTAGGGAGAGCGGCGGACCCCCATgagcagccccgaggcgcgaCCCACCGTGTGGTACCGGGGGCTGGCGACGTGCTTGTACCAGGCGCCCGCCGGGGCGGCCGGCAgcatcagccccagcagcaccagggcccCCCAGGCGCCCCCCGACAGCTGTCCCCTGGCCATGGCGCGGGGCACGGtgcgggca
Coding sequences:
- the NPW gene encoding neuropeptide W, with product MARGQLSGGAWGALVLLGLMLPAAPAGAWYKHVASPRYHTVGRASGLLMGVRRSPYLWRRELPAEPPRHPWSPAGDSPPAAPGRPGGESPPGAAPAPPPPPGPGRLLQRLLRRGWGWGGPRPAPARPPPAPRQPQLFPLEDLALSR